The Pseudomonas sp. HOU2 DNA window GATATACGCCCACACCCGTCCCTGAGTAAAACCCTTACACAATTTCACACAGCGCCTACAAAGCTTCACCGCTACCCTCGGCGTCTGGCCTTAGGATGCGGGCTTCAATATTGGGGGTAGTACATGTCGAAAAATCTGCTGGCCGGGCTCGGCCTCATCGCCGTTGCGCTGTTGCTGAGCGCCTGTGATTCGTCCTCGAAGGCCGAAGAAGAAGCGCCGCCGGCCACTGTGCGCATCGAGACCATCGAGGCCCGCCCCCTGTCGATCAGCAGCGAACTGAGCGGGCGGATCGCCGCGCCACGCATCGCCGAAGTACGTGCCCGAGTGGCCGGCGTGGTGCTGCAACGCACGTTCCGTGAAGGCAGCGACGTGAAAAAGGGCGACGTGCTGTTCCGCATCGACCCGGCACCGTTCAAGGCTGACCTGGACAGCGCCGAAGCCGCGCTGCGCAAAGCCGAGGCCAACGCCTTCCAGGCGAAGTTGCAGGAGCAACGCTACGCGCAGTTGATCGACGACAAGGCGATCAGCGCCCAGGATTACGACAATGCCCGCGCCAATGCCCGGCAAACCGCCGCCGACGTGGCAGCCAATAAAGCTGCGGTAGAACGGGCGAAGCTGAACCTCGGCTACGCCACCGTCACCGCGCCGATTTCCGGGAGGGTCGGCCGTGCATTGGTCACTGAAGGTGCGCTGGTCGGACAGAACGAAACCACGCCATTGGCACTGATTCAGCAGCTCAACCCGATCTACGCCGATCTCACCCAGTCGACCCGTGAACTCAATGAATTGCGCCGCGCCTTCCGTTCCGGGCAGTTGCAGGAAGTCGGTCAGGATCAGGTCAAGGCCACACTGATTCAGGATGACGGCAGCCTCTACCCGTTACCGGGCAAGTTGCTGTTCAGCGACATCAGCGTCGATCCGGGCACCGGCCAGATCATTCTGCGCAGCGAGTTCCCCAATCCTGACCTCGACCTGCTGCCGGGCAGCTTCATCCGCGTACGCCTGCAACAAGCCACCGTGCAGAACGGCATCACCGTACCGCAACGTGCGGTGCAGCGTGACAGCGCCGGTATCGCTCAGGTGCTGACCGTCGACCAGCAGATGCGCGTGGCGCAGCAACCGGTGCAACTGGGCGCAGTGCAAAACGATCGCTGGATCGTCACCGGCGGCCTCAAGCCCGGCGACCGCATTGTCACCGAAGGCCTGCAGCACGCCCGTCCGGGCGAAACAGTGCAGATCGACGACACCCCTCTTCCACTTGCCCAGACCTCTGGTCAGTAAGCAGGACGCTTTCCTATGCCGCAGTTCTTTATCGATCGCCCGGTGTTCGCCTGGGTTGTCGCCCTGTTCATCCTGTTGGCCGG harbors:
- a CDS encoding efflux RND transporter periplasmic adaptor subunit, which produces MSKNLLAGLGLIAVALLLSACDSSSKAEEEAPPATVRIETIEARPLSISSELSGRIAAPRIAEVRARVAGVVLQRTFREGSDVKKGDVLFRIDPAPFKADLDSAEAALRKAEANAFQAKLQEQRYAQLIDDKAISAQDYDNARANARQTAADVAANKAAVERAKLNLGYATVTAPISGRVGRALVTEGALVGQNETTPLALIQQLNPIYADLTQSTRELNELRRAFRSGQLQEVGQDQVKATLIQDDGSLYPLPGKLLFSDISVDPGTGQIILRSEFPNPDLDLLPGSFIRVRLQQATVQNGITVPQRAVQRDSAGIAQVLTVDQQMRVAQQPVQLGAVQNDRWIVTGGLKPGDRIVTEGLQHARPGETVQIDDTPLPLAQTSGQ